The Betaproteobacteria bacterium genome has a window encoding:
- a CDS encoding SHOCT domain-containing protein: protein MRAATAKIAGVVLSLALALATGCGGGEKEVKSELSTTKYGQQLADLKQALDAGKITQDEYTRERARLLKGN, encoded by the coding sequence ATGCGCGCTGCCACTGCCAAGATCGCAGGAGTCGTACTGTCGCTCGCGCTTGCTCTGGCGACCGGGTGCGGCGGCGGCGAAAAGGAAGTGAAAAGCGAGCTTTCCACGACCAAGTACGGTCAGCAGCTCGCCGACCTCAAGCAGGCGCTGGATGCCGGCAAGATCACGCAGGACGAGTACACGCGGGAACGGGCGCGCCTCC
- a CDS encoding SHOCT domain-containing protein, whose amino-acid sequence MKLIRRDLRQRSFARMLSTLSIALAIGATALLPGCGWWSSSTRNTDASTGQQLANLRKQLDSGAITREEYERERRRIIGDW is encoded by the coding sequence ATGAAACTTATTCGACGCGACCTGCGACAGAGGTCTTTTGCGCGCATGCTCTCGACGCTGTCGATCGCACTCGCGATCGGCGCGACAGCGTTGCTGCCGGGCTGCGGCTGGTGGTCCTCTTCCACCCGGAACACCGATGCGAGCACCGGGCAGCAGCTCGCCAACCTGCGCAAGCAATTGGACTCCGGCGCAATCACCCGCGAGGAATACGAACGCGAGCGTCGCCGGATCATCGGCGACTGGTGA